Genomic window (Alnus glutinosa chromosome 9, dhAlnGlut1.1, whole genome shotgun sequence):
AAGAATTTGGCCTCTTGAAGTGCCAATTGTTACTTTCGttgtcttttattattattttcagtaAATAAGATTAAAATGTATCCTTTAGAGCTTTATCATTTGAACATagatcatagaccgaaccacgttattccattatttatttattttccaatttCATTATTAATTTGTTCACCAGGAGTGATCGACGTACATAAGGGTCGAGCAGGCCTTAAGAACAAATGGGTATGATGCCTTCTCGTAGTTTGAGGTAGAGAAACAAGGACTCTTGAGGTGAACCTTGGAGTGTGTTAGCTTCTAATCAAGGTGTTCCAAGGGAAATTGGTCGGGGAAAGGATTTCGTCGAACACAAAGTGAGCATAGCCAATGAAATTAGAGGTCGACAAGCTTGGCGAGCACCTAATTTTGGAGAGGGAATGTACGAGGATTTGGGCTTGAATTTGAAGAAGGTGTGTGAGAGAGGTGGCACTACGGAGGAGAGAGGAACACGGAGCTCTGGTAGCCAGAGGAGGACAAGGGGTTATCTTTTCGTAGTGGGGTTCTGTGGAGGAATGGGGCGGTTGCAGTTACCTATTATAGAAATTGAGGAAAGCGGTTAATAATCGATAATTGGTTTGTAAgagcttatgtatttttatatgcaaaatagctaatcaaaacttactttatttattttaactaatgTGTTTCTAAATATACTATGCATCGAATTATCTATTATTtcactatatcatttaaatattattttttttattctttctttatctatctttattttaattctaagatattttttcaacgataagtcattttttaaacattgccgttcatttttatttttttggataattatttGCTATAAAGTCAGCAAAAATTTTGTTCTCATCTAAGGTAGTTTGCATAAGTGTAACCTTAAAATGACACATAGATTTTGTCATATAGACATACtttgaaatacaaataaataaataaatgcatgtttgaatagtgcaactccacatgtatcataaatgcattttgcatttgatTTGCATAATCGGATGGAAGGACTTTTTAGTGAATTGGTTAGTCATTTTAGCCTAAAGGTAAAAATTGTTAAGCAATTAAGAATGctctaatatatattatataatagaaaatgattaatttaattatccaATTTACaactttattgtttttgtataaatcaaTTACAACCTACGAGGAGCAATTAATCTGATTCCCAAAATTTCGAATTGTTAAAAATATACGCAACAAAATGGTTCAAAGACAATCTCCGAGATAGCTAAGATATGATATACATTTATGTCCAATAGTATATGCTTATCCAAttggaatattttttctttgaaataatAGATCTAATTTCAATCATAAAACCAATAGAGCAAAAATCATCTACAGAAAACAAAGTCCTAGACTCTGAGGATATAGTTTCCTGAAAACACGCTGGAAAACAAAACTATTCACACACCTAAATTTCTCCATAACATTCTTCATGCCGGAAGTTTACAATAACCATTTTGTCCCCAAAAACTCGAGAAGAAACTACTCATGTATAATCACGTCTTCTACAATTACGTCCGATCTTCCCGAGGAAGTTAGAGCAATTTTCTTTGCCACATAATTACTGCTGCCTCCTCTGCTTATGTCATGGGCTTGACCAACTAGTCGTCGTCGCTCCATGATGCCATAGTAGGAATACTCCCTAGACAAACCCTGGGATTACACCACACTAGAACAGAACCGATTTCACCCAGGACCGTGAAAGCATTCATCCCAGATTGGTTTTCATTCCCGAATTAGGGTGGACTTTATGGCAATCTAACCCACAATACGAActacaaacataaaaataaacccCAAAGGAGAAAACacacaacaaaaacagaaatcTACTTCTCAATCCCAGAACAGAACGAGAAAAACCACAATAAAGACAGAATTCTACTTCTCAATCCTTAAACAGGACGAGAAAAATCACAACAAAGACAGAAATCTACTTCTCAATCCTAAAGATgaaaaaaaccacaacaaataCAAAAATCTACTTCTTAATCTTAGAGTAGGACGAGAAAAAAACTACATTCTCCTCTTAGGCTAGGGACTTTTTTTTCTCAgtgacagttttttttttttcgatctctGAAAGCTTATCCAATTGGAATTTGGAACTTAATTCAACACAAATGCAAAGTGAATCTTCACCATCATATCCGCATCCAACCTAGCAATATAATCCTACCAAAATGCCTATTTTCATCCAAATCTTAATCATAAAAAAGCTCTCTtgtcatttattttaatatgttgttattattattatttttttttaaaaaaaaaaaattgaaatagtgAAACaatttattgataaaaaaaaattgaatttttatggAAAGTAGTTACTAGTTGATAATCAGTCTTCAATGACTATATAACCGCCGGTTGCGATTAACCTCTAATCAGCTTAGCGGTTGTGATtgcaattatttaaaaattataaccaCCTAAACCGGTTGCAATTACAATTAGTAGAGAATAACCGCAACCACAACCAACCACAATCGATTGTGGGCCTATGATGCAGATGAATTGGAGTTCAAGATGAGGGGGCTCGAGAGAAAATGCAACCCACCCAACAAGTGGCTCGCAGCTAGACTCACTTTTCGTCCGACGCTCTGCCCCAGCTGACACCTCGAAGGCTAGTTACGGCCAGGCTCTGAACAATTTGAGGACGAGGACGCAGGGAAAAAAGGGACTTATGCCTAGCTAGCTGCTAGGGGAGCAGCAATTATCCTGCTAAAGTAAGTACTCAAGTCCTAGTTCAAAAGTTCAgcaagaaactaaaaccctctAGCCATTGGGCATAAGTTGGGCTGAAGCTAAATGGAGGGTAGAAAGCACCTCCTTAACCAACCTCAGGAATGGAAGCCATAGGCTAGCTTTGAGAATTTCTTCAAAAAGACAAACTCATCGAGGTTGTCATCTACCAGAGCACCCTCGTAAGGATTGGGAGGGTAAAGAACTATAGAATCAGGTATATAGTATCTCTCTCGCAACCTAACCATGTCCCTCTCCTTCATCACAGAGTGCCATGAAGCTTCGTGAAAAACAACGTGCCCCGCAGAGTCCTTCAGTAGGTTACTAGGACCTTCGAAAGGAGTTGCACTGTGAGCTTGGGCACGACCCATCAGATAATCTATTACCAATCGAAGATGGGGAACAACCGACTCGAGCAAAGGAAGAACAAGATCTAAAACAGCAGAAACCGGTAAATCTACATATGCAATGTAAAAGGAAGCTGGTCTACAGCGGCTCGGAAACGACAGATTCtgacaaaattaaaacaaaaaaacaaaaaaaaacaaaacataaaatccTGAAGATGATAATCTAAAGGAGCTAGTAAAAGACAACCAGCGGCGGCGAAGAAAAGAACGACGATGGAGGCAGGTTGTAGAGgtgaaaagatgaaaatgatCACCTaaaagcactacaaaaaaaaaatattttttgccacttgcaattcaccacgtgtacggtcactgtacacatggcgaactgttagccacgtgcaagtggccacgtaaatacacgtggTGAATCCGGGTGACACTAAttgcacaattggccgcgtgtattattgtacacgcggccaactgttggccgcgtgtattattatacacgtggccaattggccgatttttttcttaatatttaattctgttttttaatttctttttatttaaaatatatatatatatatatatatatatatatatatatatatatatatatatatatatatatatatatatatatatatactaaaattctgcaaaattattttatctaaaaatatcacaaaatcaaaatacacaaattaatcaaaacaacaatatttaaaaatttgaataccatatactaataaatgtattcgttactaacaacaaatacttacacaacaatattaacaaatttgaaaatcttgatctaataaagttattcgttactaacaaaaaaaaaaaacacaaaatatctacaaatctggaggacaTCGttgcggatcacgaggtgcagtcccgggcgtgaactcgccaaccggcgattgtcccgcaagagatggtgtgacgggcgatggagtcccgagaggggattgttggctcagcaattgtccaacaggcgacaccggaccaatcgttgtcgcattacctgcaagtaataaaaataattaacctatataatattatatgcaaatttaaacaagtaatgagaacaaattaaaaataaacctaagtgtatacataatatgaaccatacctgcaggcgcactactaacagacgacgtactacctacgtgtgcaggtgaagactgctgagcaccagggcatacaAACGATAATCCTatagaggacatgaaggccccaaactgtcgcatgcgctgctccatagcatcaaactgtcgtatgcgctgctccatgctgtcagcccgctctctctcggcccgcactatgccctccaacccgtcattcctctctctctctctcgacctgtaacatgatatccatctctgcaattttgtgggcagcccaatcctgagacgtgccctcggccggtcccccccgtgtgcgggccctatacgagaaacaagtcccgcgaacaggagtaacgttcggcccaacctgccgaaccctacccccatactcgggtcgcccaacTGCCTGCTCGTACGCATCcccaggtgcccaacgcaccatATCTGATGAAACGGAATCCGTggcagcaggatcagtggacaaactctgtgtcatccgctcctgtacgtcgtcaacatacaatacactggtaattaataaatactttatcacacgcataactaataaatattaataacatagaacagtagcatacgcataggtcccATGTCCGCTCGTTCAGATAAGTGTcgtctttccttgtgtgcgtcttcacaaacgactcggcgcgagtggggggcgtgccagatgtagatgcctgtcgccatacagtataaatatataacaaacattggatattcatttaatgttaagaaagaacaattacgcacaaataagaattaaaacatttacatattgtttcatacctcatcgtgattaaatctggcataacttttggaccccagactatgggggatgtcattctgctcccgcagccgcttcattcgttcagacctcGCCTTTGCATTGAACATTccgaaaaaaaatgtaagaattgacacacttaattacttatgtgctatgattaaatgaactgtttattaaaaaaacacaacattatagtaatacattcaaagacctacatacctgatttctttttgtgcaccactcgtgcagtacgtcctccacatccattcggtcatacttatcaaaaaacgtatatggcattctcgcacgtattgtcaatggtgtgtcaccgtctcgaatatttagctgggtcctcaacttcAACTTCCACGAATggtgcttacggcccatatcGCCCCAGAATTCGTTCTGTGCCAGACGCTGGTCGACGGATACGGatacataaaattcttgctgcacattcaatttaaggattaattttagcagttcaacaaaaacttaatcttaactttaatttcactaaatacatatattagtttcatacacataccattatggcatcccacatagcccgcttaatctgcttatctacctttgcccattcgtcccgcaagTAAATGTGGGACCCGTTCCGTAAAAGCTTGCCCgcagcccgtctataacgattgcatgcttgtcccacgggttgtgttgcaacattgtactgcaacacaactttcttccccctcgggagcacccaatttctctctgggtccttaatcacctcaaaatagatgctcctgtctgggttataccctagtcaataaatataaaacattaatatattaacactaaataacttaattatattaataaattaaaaattcaatttaaatattatacggaCTGattaaattaagatataattatgtataaaaatgtacttacccatcagccgAATATGGTCGATCGCTATGAGctcggtcgctgggtcgccaGCATGCTCTTCGCCTACCTCATCTACCGGGTGAGGCTCATCATGATGATCGTCATCCGAAGAcatatcctgggggacatcatgGGCCAACTGATCAAGACCCAACGTCACATcgtccccctcatggggcatctggctctcccccacatccgggtcctgactctccccagAAAGCGGCAACTGGCTTTGTCCATAAACAGGCACCTGACTCTCCCCATGtgccgggccctggcccccTGCCGGTGCCGACATCTGTCCCGACCGCATAGCCGGCATaggcatccccccccccccccgctgtgacagcgggaatctgtcatcctgagtctcactatcagggttgacTGGCATAGGTGGTGTAAGGGGGTATGGATAATACAACGGGAATCTGCTCAGATCATGACACTCTcgcgcccaccatcgatcaatatgaccGGGTGAGGTGATCCCCAACTGCGAGAACGTCGGGTATCCAGCTGAGctcgtctggccgggatctAACCTGCTCATCCCCaccgtacccgggggcaatggtctataaacggcgtccgggtggtgtggccacgatGTAGTATGTAGTGCcactgacatcgccggtgtggacgtAGGTGGGTATGGAGAAGCAGAATATCCAGCTGCGCTCGTCTGCCCGGGATCTGATGAGCTCATCCCCGtcgtacccgggggcaatggtctataaacggcgtccgggtggtgtggccagggtgtggtatgtagtgccgctaaCATCGCCAgtgtggatgtagtcgtgcaagGCACGGGTACGTGTGGTGCACGATGTGTGCAagtagggggtctctggtccatcgaaacctgcgaacaaaaatgtagacaaattatttgaaattcgtattagttttgatattaaaaaaaaatatgcatattatacaatgagctctatgcaaaataagaaagtattttgagtttaagcgaattgtaccaacaataaatatagcaatcattgtataacaagagtttcaatcggatcaatgtcgggcctgtcgtgatcgaattcatcattcatatcatgcaggtcatcagtgggtagtacgagcggtacacactcgtgatatgcataatctgcatcactactcccttccccctgaccaacatcgtacacgttgcgcggtttagtcctcacggcacaaacccagtttgggttccttccatcctcgacataaaacacttggtctacctgagatgtaagcacgtaaggctcgtcagtaagcagttctcccctgtggacgaggtgagtgaagttgacaaacgtTAGGCCATAATCGTCGACTCTGAATCCTCTATCCATCatacacaacattatagtaatacaatcaaagacctacatacccttttttgtTCAGTACATAGTCCACATCTGCTGtgtcatacttctcaaaaactttctcCGGCACTCTCTCACGTATACTCttgggcgtgtcaccgtctcgaatagcTAGCGCTTTTTTAAATTTCGACTttcacgagcggtgcttacggccaatatcaacCCACGCTTCATGTTGTTCCTTGCGCTCATCTACGGATACAGGTAGATAAAACTCttcctgcacattcaatttaagcattaattttataaattcaacaaaaacttaaccctaagttttattttaaataaataaaaaattagtttcataaacataccatcagcgtgTCCCACATAGTCTTCTTAATCTGTTTATCTACCCTCGCCCATTCATCCCGCATATGTATGAAAAACCCGCTCCTCACAAGCATTCCCGTAGCACAcctaaaacgattgcaggctcgtcctacggGTTGTGTTgtagcattgtactgcaac
Coding sequences:
- the LOC133878319 gene encoding uncharacterized protein LOC133878319: MGVGFGRLGRTLLLFAGLVSRIGPAHGGDRPRARLRIGLPTKLQRWISCYRSRERERNDGLEGIVRAERERADSMEQRIRQFDAMEQRMRQFGAFMSSIGLSFVCPGAQQSSPAHVGSTSSVSSAPAGNATTIGPVSPVGQLLSQQSPLGTPSPVTPSLAGQSPVGEFTPGTAPRDPQRCPPDL